TGTATCATGAGCGTTTTTCCATCCTATAGTTATCTTTTGAAAACATGATTTGTTATGGCTTCAGAGTGCTATTGTGTTTCAAACGTGAGCATATGATTCTTACCCAAAATTCTGTGGTAAGGTCAACATTTCTCCCAACATTAAAATTTCTGCACCATTTACAGTTGAAGGATCATCTCTCATAAGTTGGTTAAAGAGATCTcctgcagaaagagaaaaacatcaaattctAACATTGACCTTGTAAGTAACTTTTATTTATGTGAAGAAATAGttttgagagattaaaaaaataataatctcacagcaaaaattatattaaaaaaatctaatttctaaTCTTCATTACAACAATGCACACCAAAAAATTCTAAATGAACACTTTAGGGACAAAGGAAAATGTAGGTCATGAGATATAAAATAtagaagctccaataattttaaataaagggaATGCTAACATACATTGATAGAGCATGTGaggataaacaaaattttaataacattattaCAAGGAATGTGTTGTTACTAAAACTAAAAGTCTCTGTTGCCATGGGATATCAATAGTATCTTGATTTATAGATTATGAGTGAGACTTACTGCTCAGATGGCCATATTTACATgtacaaaaacaagcaaagaacGATACAGCAAAGAGTCAGTGTAAGATTGGCAAGGCTAGGCTTATCCCCAAGGTAATACAACTCTTTCCTAGGTACAACAAGAAGAAAGCATGTGTCATACCAGGTAAGTCTTTCTCTTCACATGTTACTGGAATATTGGTGAATAACGTAGGTTTGGTCAACCGCATAACTGTCAATTAGAAAAGCAgggaaaataagaagaaaatattaatagtttatgCCAGTGTCCCCAAGTTGAATGTATGAGATTAATCAATTTTATACTACGGTAAAATATAATCTAAATACGACCTAAACTTAGTATAATATTAAGTATTTCCCAAGATTACTATACAGCAATAATTTACTAAAAATGTTAATATGTAACAAGAAGAATTTTATATATGACAAAGAGAACAATTTTGCTTTTACTTACAATCTAAGGAATTATAAAAATCATATGCAAATGTAATATGTCTCATTAtacaaaaagtagaaaataaaagaatttgaaaacttaAGGTATAGTAGGAGAACAGACTTTAAAAAGATCCTGAGTGACTTCATTGTAAACAATACCAACAAATTATTATTAACCAATATTGGTTTGACAGGGAAAAAGTTAGGATGCTTTCATATTGTTTGAATATGAAACAATACTTTTATGCAAAAAGGATTTTTGTAAACTTTATCCATGTGTTATAATCATGGATCACTGAAGTTCAGTAAGtagccctttcagttcagttcagtcgctcagtcgtgtccgactctttgtgaccccatgaatcacagcacgccaggcctccctgtccatcaccaactcctggagttcactcaaactcacatccatcgagtcagtgatgccatccagccatctcatcctctgtcgtccccttctcctcctgcccccaatcccttccagcatcagagtcttttccaatgacttaaaGTAGCCCTTTAAGTAATATTAATTCTCTGTAAACATTATGAAAGTACCAGTAAATGTGTAGGTTTATAGAATTCCAACCAAAACTAGTATTTGTTCGTGGAAAATGACAAAATGTATCTAAAGTTTatctagaaaaacaaataaaaataagctataGAAATTCATaggaaacaatgagaaaaaactGGACATAATAGACAGCAAAACATGTAAGTCCATAACCAACTAATATGCTTATTAATATAAGACCATACAGATATGTTAGAgaatttttttatgttcttttttaaatacaaatttatttaattggaggttaattactttacaatattgtattgattttgccatacatcaacatgaatctgccacagattaatcctcctccctccccgtaccatctctctgggtcgtctcagtgcaccagccccaaacatccagtatcatgcatcaaacctgcactggcgatttgtttcatatatgatactatacatgtttcaatgccattctcccaaatcatcccaccctctccttctcccacagagtgcaaaagactgttctatacatctgtgtctactcagccattaaaaagaatacatttgaatcagttctaatgaggtaaatgaaactggagcctattatacagagtgttACAGAATTTTAAGCAGCCAAACCAATCAACACTATAAGGTATTAGGAAACTGGCTCACTATCTGGGAAACATGAAATTTAGTTTACCTTTCAAATATCAAATACTGTATGTATCAAATAATAGACAAAAATTAAGTAATAGAGAaccagaaaaagtgaaaatttattATACCTAATCTAGCAAGGATAGGacattctaatttaaaaaatctttttcaattattttcaaagaTTGACTTTTCACCACatcaaaataaagacaaaaatatagaagTAAAAATCTTATAAACTCTATCACAGAAAATGAATCCTAgaacttttattaaaatgttcattcaAATCTAAAACCCAAAACTTTACTGacctaggagcttccctggtggctcagtggtaaaaaattcacctgccaatgcaggaaacatcggttcaatccctgatctgggaagatcccatattcCACGGAACtcagcttgtgtgccacaactgagcctgtgctctagagagcCGAAGCCGCAACTACCGAAGCCTCTGCACACCTCTCATAGCACCTTGTATTTATCATGGACTATGTTTATTCACTTATTAGTTTATAGTACTCCTATTCAAGCTCCTTGTAGTTTAAGCTCTTATGTATCATGTTCAGTTTTGTAGTCTTGCCACTTGACACAGGTTCTGGCAGAATTAGCACCTAATCCTAATCCTCAAGTGAGTGGTATTTTTGAAGATTTAACTTTCATGAACCGAGGCCACTAAACAATGTTATAGTGAATAGATGGCTGCTGAGATAGTCAAAAAAAGCTAACCTTAAAATTTCTAAAGTCACTTGTGTAGTTgatatttactgaacatttactAGTGCCAGACTGTGCTAAATACAAGTACTGacacatttaattctcaaaactaTAAGGGTGAAATTATCATTATCCTCCTATAACAGATAAGGATGGTGCCTTGAGAaggtaatttatatataaaagattatAAAGCAGACAGATGTCAGAACTAGACTCTAATGACTTCATTctgttcaaaaataattttccctattATTAATTATAAGCCCTGGGTCataaacctggaatgtcaagctTTATTAGAAACATCTCATGGGAATTCAaagtccatctctctctctcagaacATTAACTAGTTGCACATCAGTGACATGGAAAAGAAGTGAATGGGGAAGTGTTTCAAACCTCTTTTCACTCTTCCTTTTAACTAGAAAAACAGGTTTTAAGAGGATACATTTGATTTACACTTGATTATGAAATTCAGATTTCAcgtaaaattttgtaaaaaaaaaacttttaaaagttttcaataaattaaaatatataaaaaaaggtaGTCTTGATGTTATTAATTAATGAATGAGGCTAGTTCAACTTGCACATACATTTATCTTggccagaatattaaaaaaaaattatttcgaATCCTTAGAGTTCTTACCATATTTAGTTTTCCTTGTCTAGTTCCTGAAGGCATTCCATTTTGTGAACCTTTGAATAATCTGGGATATTTTGAGCAGATTAAATAAGTGAATCATTATGCAGGAACTCATCTGAGAAATTCATGTGATGCCCTTCACATCTGTTTTCTTGGAATGGATTAACATTTATAACactgacagagaaaaataaaattatggtatCATTGCCTCTTTCCTAGAGAGTAAAtgctttgggattctccaggccagaatactggagtgggtacccactcccttctccaagggatttcccaacccaggaatcaagccagggtctcctgcgtttaggattctttaccagctgagctaccagggaagccctaaatgttCTGGCATTTCACTAAATGCCCTCCGATTCACCTTCCTGtacatgttttttttcccctcaatttaTTCACATTGATGACTTAACAGTGGAACCTACAAATATTGCTGATCCCTACTATTAGAGCTAGAATCATCAGTCCTAAGGTTTTAAACACTCTTAAGAAGGCTTCAAAGATGTGGCAGTGGACTCTCAATTCTTTAAGTATTGTCTAGGAAGATGAGACATGAATTGCTTCTTCCTTTAAGATCATGGCACTATTTGCAGTAAAATTCACTTTCCCAGTTCCGATTCACCTTTTCATTGTTTCTCAAAGGGGAAGAAAACAATTTATACAGAGTAAATTAGAGAAATTTACATCTGCCACATATGAAGACAACGAAGCACTTTTTAATGTGATTCTTGAATTAAAGAGCTGCTCGTAAGAAGCTCATAAGAAAATATTCCTAAGAATATTTTCAGTTCTGtgtatcatcattttaaaataagaatgtacTATAAAAGAAACACTGTGGTCTATGTAAGTGACCATGTCTTATGATTACTTAACTTTTAACCCTTGATTAACAACCTAATGCTGTGCAAgacctgaacaacaacagaaaattgtTTATGATAgcctgcttttgaactgtggtgttggagaagactcttgagagtcccttggactgcaaggagatccaaccagtccatcctaaagcagatcagtcctgggtgttcattggaaggactaatgctgaagctgaaactccaatactttggccacctcatgtgaagagttgactcactggaaaagacactgatgctgggacgattgggggcaggaggagaaggggacgacagaggatgacatggctagatggcatcactgacttgatggacatgagtttgggtaaactccgggagttggtgatggacagggaggcctggcgtgctgcgattcacggggtcacaaagagtcggacacgactgagcgactgaacggaactgaactgaataacactGTTGCTGCTGTTAAGTATGTCACGTCTGGcccttttgtgactccatggactgtagcccaccaggctcctttgtccatgggatttcccaggcaagaatactggagtgcgttgtcatttccttcttcaggggatcttcccgacccagggatcaaaccctgttctcctgattgcaggcagtttctctcccactgagccacctgcaaacCTCACtggtaaaaatgaataatttctgACTTTTCACCAGCAGTTTTGACTGCAAAGATGACTAATGAATGAAAGAGGAAGTAATTACTGAAGAAGTTATCTTGGAAACTCCCTCTATACctggtgatttttttcatttaaagattGTTGGAAGCATTCATGTACATGATGATTATTTTCTACAGAGCAGTCTCATTTGAGACAATAAAAAAGGGGCTAATAGTTGAAAACAAAAACGTGTTTGAACAGTGTGAAacctaattagaaaagataaccTCTTCAGTTAAAAACTGGTAGACTTCTTAGGTTTTAAGGAACCTCAAGAGGCATGGGTTATGAGAAATCCTCCAAAGGGCACATTTAccttgccaggcactgtgccacaAGGCAAGCATGTTTTTGCCTTCTTAATGAATACAgtcttactgatttttttatgaatatagtttaaatattaataatagtgtCTCTATGTTAGCTCTGAGGGCAGGGTCCATATTTGTCCCTCTCCACTTTACTCTGGCACCTATTTCATGGTAGGCATTCAAATTTGTTAAATATACtttctaataaaacttttattatatAATGACTTTGGAGATTTTTACAAAATGATGTGGAAACCCATTAACATTCTGCTATGGGAAACCCACAGTGAATCCAAGAACCACAGAACTAGTGATTAGCATTACCAATATCAGACTGAATTATCTGTGCTAAACAAAGAATAAATTGATCTCTTATCCATATTTGATACTTCacttcaaaaaatgtttattgccttaaaaatatattatggtCTTAGACAAATTACACATTTTGTACTTCTGTTTCAAAACAACACATCAGCTATTGTCTATTACATATCTTTGGCCATAATAAGGAGAATATGGGCTGGTCTTTCAATTTCAATTACATTATGCGACATGAGTATCATTCCCAACAGAAttggttttagttttattaaaaaaaaaaatcattacactTTAGGCGAGTTTAAAAAATCCTGTAAAATTAGATTCTGGGAATTTATCAAAATCCAAACTATTCACTGTAATTCACAGAAATATCTAATTGAACTAGTGGAAAAGCAGTAACAGAACAAAGAGTAGAACATTTTACCTTTAAATTCAGTTTAAATAATAATTCATCACAATTCAATTAAAGGAAAGCTGCTCAAAGTAGAACCCAGAAAGTTCCTGACTTAAATGGAAAGCCTAGGAATGCACCTGATATTTACTTTTGGGACACAAATTGTATACATAACCACAcacttaaaaatttattcatCTGTTTCATTCTTAGTTCATtcacaatattctttttttggaCAATCACTGTAATTCATTACATACTAAAAATAACACCATATTTAcgcacaaataaattaattttcccAGTAAGAGCTAATCTTCCTTTAAGAAGATTCCCCACATATTCACAGTACATAATATCACAGAACACCCATATCTGGCCTAAATGTCTCTGAATTGTAGCATTACAAGATGGAAGTTCATTGTGCCTGATAATTCGATTGAGTTTTGCCCAAATGTCTTCCAGAGTCTGGCTGTTACAAATAGTGTGTTCTATTGTCCATCTTGCTCTATAAAATGAGTGCAAATTTAGTGACTTTAGATTATCTCGCAATTCTTTACACAAAGGAGAAATATTTTCAGTACAGTTACTGCTGGGAAGTGATGATACACTCCAAGACCTTTTCTTGTgccgtttttctctttctgcctgttTCTCCAGACTTCCAGAATTAGTCTGTTCATTCAGCGTGTGTGACTGGATTAAgtgcttctttcttttcaaattaggctgaaactccaacagaTCTACTGTGCAATCATAACTCTGTGATTTAATACTATGTTCTGAAATGGCTAAGTACTGTCTCATCTCTTCAGCTGTCTCTTCAGAAATCCCAGGCGGTGATCTTTTAGGTTTGAGTGGAAGTCTGGACCCATCACGTGGAAACCAAGGACTAAATCTCAATAGCGGACGTGTAGGAAAGTCTTGAATtgctttctctgcaatttttggcAGTTGTGTGGGATCACTCTCATATGGTCGATAATGTAGTATTACTTCTGTAGTCATTCTGCAGTAATCCTTCTATTCTTAATGAAGAGAAAATTTCTTAGCTGAGCTCCTCAGAGCTAGAATGTAATTTATAATTACAagactctctctctttccatatCAGAGGGAAACAGGACCTAAAGTGGAAGTATTACAAAGAATAAGATATGGTAGGGAGAGCCTATATACAGataggcagggaaaaaaagaaaaaaacaaaaccaactctAATATGATATTTTATCAGAGTGCTACTGGTAAATGTGAATGCAGTCCACAAAACTGGAAGTCCTTTCTCTCAAGAAAATAAGGAATCTGGATAACAAATCCTTAACATCCTTTTAACCTAAAACTTCTAATAATCAACATATTTAACTGAACAGATGTAACAGATTTAGAAGTActgctattaatatattaatatataatcaacactatagcaaaaacaaaaagtaaattaagatttttaaaatactagagCCATATGAAGATAATGAACAAAAATGCAATAATACTTAAAAATCTGAGATGTGAATT
The nucleotide sequence above comes from Budorcas taxicolor isolate Tak-1 chromosome 20, Takin1.1, whole genome shotgun sequence. Encoded proteins:
- the SHLD3 gene encoding shieldin complex subunit 3, with translation MTTEVILHYRPYESDPTQLPKIAEKAIQDFPTRPLLRFSPWFPRDGSRLPLKPKRSPPGISEETAEEMRQYLAISEHSIKSQSYDCTVDLLEFQPNLKRKKHLIQSHTLNEQTNSGSLEKQAEREKRHKKRSWSVSSLPSSNCTENISPLCKELRDNLKSLNLHSFYRARWTIEHTICNSQTLEDIWAKLNRIIRHNELPSCNATIQRHLGQIWVFCDIMYCEYVGNLLKGRLALTGKINLFVRKYGVIFSM